One stretch of Roseimicrobium sp. ORNL1 DNA includes these proteins:
- the rplJ gene encoding 50S ribosomal protein L10: MKAEKTVLIDHLLQKVNASPFLFVVDYAGLTVDKFEELRKRLRATGAEMHVYKNTLVKQATTKAGLPAELGESLTGQTAIVTGEKDVCAAAKVMKTFSTEFQKPQLKAGVLDGKFLGVDNINNLADLPSREVLLGQLLGVLQAPASTLVRLLNEPAASLARVLKAKGEQAA, translated from the coding sequence ATGAAAGCTGAAAAGACTGTTTTGATTGACCACCTTCTCCAGAAGGTGAACGCCTCCCCGTTCCTGTTCGTCGTGGACTATGCTGGTCTCACCGTCGACAAGTTCGAAGAGCTGCGCAAGCGCCTCCGCGCCACCGGTGCTGAGATGCATGTGTACAAGAACACCCTTGTGAAGCAGGCCACCACGAAGGCCGGACTTCCTGCCGAGCTCGGCGAGTCCCTCACCGGACAGACCGCCATCGTGACTGGTGAGAAGGACGTCTGCGCCGCCGCGAAGGTGATGAAGACCTTCTCGACCGAGTTCCAGAAGCCCCAGCTCAAGGCTGGCGTGCTCGACGGCAAGTTCCTCGGTGTCGACAACATCAACAACCTGGCCGACCTGCCTTCCCGCGAAGTGCTCCTTGGCCAGCTCCTCGGTGTTCTCCAGGCTCCCGCTTCCACGTTGGTTCGCCTCCTCAACGAACCCGCCGCTTCTCTTGCCCGCGTCCTCAAGGCCAAAGGCGAACAAGCAGCGTAA
- the rplL gene encoding 50S ribosomal protein L7/L12 has product MADLNNIVDTLSGLTVLEVAELVKTLEDKWGVSAAAPVAVAGPATGGPAAPAAVEKTEFDVILVDGGGNKIAVIKEVRGLVAGLGLAEAKALVEKGGAKVKEGVKKEEAEEAKKKLEAAGAKVEIK; this is encoded by the coding sequence ATGGCAGACCTGAATAACATCGTTGATACCCTCAGCGGCCTTACCGTCCTGGAAGTCGCTGAACTTGTGAAGACCCTTGAAGACAAGTGGGGCGTGAGCGCCGCCGCTCCTGTCGCCGTCGCTGGCCCCGCTACCGGTGGCCCTGCCGCTCCTGCGGCTGTTGAGAAGACCGAGTTCGACGTCATCCTCGTTGATGGTGGCGGCAACAAGATTGCGGTCATTAAGGAAGTGCGCGGACTCGTCGCAGGCCTCGGCCTCGCCGAAGCCAAGGCCCTCGTCGAAAAAGGCGGAGCCAAGGTCAAGGAAGGCGTCAAGAAAGAGGAAGCCGAAGAAGCCAAGAAGAAGCTCGAAGCTGCCGGCGCCAAAGTCGAGATCAAGTAA